A genomic stretch from Microbacterium proteolyticum includes:
- a CDS encoding SDR family oxidoreductase has product MSQPAQQQEVPGSDHEMDPRPDYGVDSYRGSGRLDGKVALITGGDSGIGKAVALAYAREGADVAIAYLNEHEDAEEARRFVEDAGRRAILLPGDVSDPAHCRDLVAQTVQHLGKLDVLVVNAAFQMSHDTLEEIEDSEWDYTWATNVSAYFHLVKAALPHLKEGASIIASSSVNSDMPSPQLLPYAATKAAIANMTASLAQLLAERGIRANSVAPGPVWTPLIPATMPPEKVESFGQQVPMGRPGQPAELAPVYVLLASDEASYVSGARVAVTGGRPIL; this is encoded by the coding sequence ATGTCACAGCCCGCCCAGCAGCAAGAGGTGCCCGGTTCCGATCACGAGATGGACCCGCGGCCCGATTACGGCGTGGACAGCTACCGCGGCTCCGGCCGTCTCGACGGCAAGGTCGCGCTGATCACCGGCGGCGACAGCGGCATCGGCAAGGCCGTCGCCCTGGCATACGCCCGCGAGGGCGCGGATGTCGCGATCGCCTATCTGAACGAACACGAGGATGCCGAGGAGGCCCGCCGGTTCGTCGAGGACGCCGGCCGCCGCGCGATCCTGCTGCCCGGCGACGTGTCCGACCCCGCGCACTGCCGCGACCTCGTCGCGCAGACGGTGCAGCACCTCGGAAAGCTCGACGTGCTCGTCGTGAACGCCGCTTTCCAGATGAGCCACGACACCCTCGAAGAGATCGAGGACAGCGAGTGGGACTACACGTGGGCGACGAACGTCAGCGCGTACTTCCACCTCGTCAAGGCCGCCCTGCCGCACCTGAAGGAAGGCGCGTCGATCATCGCGTCGAGCTCCGTGAACTCCGACATGCCCTCGCCGCAGCTGCTGCCGTACGCAGCGACCAAGGCGGCGATCGCCAACATGACCGCCTCCCTCGCGCAGTTGCTCGCGGAGCGCGGCATCCGGGCCAACAGCGTCGCGCCGGGTCCGGTGTGGACGCCACTCATCCCCGCGACGATGCCGCCTGAGAAGGTGGAGAGCTTCGGCCAGCAGGTGCCGATGGGACGCCCCGGCCAGCCCGCCGAACTCGCGCCGGTGTACGTGCTGCTCGCCTCCGACGAGGCCAGCTACGTCTCCGGCGCCCGCGTCGCCGTCACGGGCGGCAGGCCCATCCTCTGA